In Paraburkholderia acidisoli, one DNA window encodes the following:
- a CDS encoding hydantoinase/oxoprolinase family protein, whose product MSQLPAPAADASKPRLGIDIGGTFTDFVLEAGHVRHTHKRLTTPDAPERAVLEGVRHVLRETGIAASALGAIIHGTTLATNALIERRGARTALLTTEGFRDVIETGFEARADQYDLRVRKPEPLIARDLRFTMAGRMSAQGDELQPLDLGALEGIAAELAGRGVESLAIGFMHSYRNPRHEQEAARWLAQRLPGLSISLSSDVSPEVREFERFSTTAVNAYVRPLMASYLGRLGAALQAMSIEAPLLLMTSDGSLCDVHTASRLPVRLLESGPAGGALLAAHISEQLGMRQVLSLDIGGTTAKLCFIDEGKPHMSRSLEVARLYRFKPGSGIPLRIPVVELCEIGAGGGSIARVDTLGRVQVGPVSAGSDPGPACYALGGQRATLTDAHLGAGRLDPANFAGGTLTLDAEAARRALENDLARPLGVNVDAASYAVAEMADEAMASAAREHAIELGKSVAGRTMIAFGGSAPLHAARLAEKLGIDRVVIPAAAGVGSAYGFLLAPVAFEAVRSRFEPLAQLDAEAVNRLLSTLEDEAMQIVERIAARETCGVQATVSMRYRGQGHELQVALPAARLEGDAVALLRERFEAVYRERFGRLVPRAAFEVLGWSVRVSAPQRVAMSNTAQADRASDAQADFFTPEPSGERDVLDQSRRERVPARFYRRESLTRGAFVSGPAVIVDRETTVVVPADFDARVDSAGHLLLDRRAAAGAHSS is encoded by the coding sequence ATGAGCCAACTACCCGCACCCGCAGCGGACGCGTCGAAACCGCGTCTGGGCATCGATATCGGGGGCACGTTCACCGATTTCGTCCTCGAAGCCGGTCACGTTCGCCACACCCACAAACGCCTGACGACGCCCGACGCGCCCGAGCGCGCCGTGCTCGAAGGCGTGCGGCATGTGCTGCGAGAGACCGGCATTGCCGCGAGCGCACTCGGGGCGATCATTCACGGCACCACGCTCGCCACGAACGCGCTGATCGAGCGCCGTGGCGCGCGCACTGCGCTCCTCACGACCGAGGGCTTTCGCGACGTCATCGAAACGGGCTTCGAGGCGCGTGCCGATCAGTACGATCTGCGGGTGCGCAAACCCGAACCGTTGATCGCCCGCGATCTGCGCTTCACGATGGCCGGCCGCATGAGCGCGCAAGGGGACGAACTCCAGCCGCTCGACCTGGGCGCGCTGGAAGGCATCGCGGCGGAACTCGCCGGGCGCGGCGTCGAGAGCCTCGCCATCGGCTTCATGCACAGCTACCGTAATCCACGGCACGAACAGGAGGCCGCGCGCTGGCTCGCCCAGCGCCTGCCCGGTTTGTCGATCAGCCTGTCGTCCGACGTATCGCCCGAAGTGCGGGAATTCGAACGATTCTCCACGACCGCGGTGAATGCGTATGTCCGACCGCTCATGGCCTCGTATCTCGGCCGTCTCGGCGCGGCGCTGCAGGCCATGTCGATCGAGGCGCCGCTGCTCTTGATGACGTCGGACGGCAGTCTCTGCGACGTTCACACCGCCAGTCGCTTGCCGGTTCGCCTGCTCGAGTCGGGGCCGGCGGGCGGCGCGTTGCTCGCGGCGCACATCAGCGAGCAGCTCGGCATGCGGCAGGTGCTGTCGCTCGATATCGGCGGCACCACCGCGAAGCTGTGCTTCATCGACGAGGGCAAGCCGCATATGTCGCGCTCGCTCGAAGTCGCGCGCCTCTATCGCTTCAAGCCCGGCAGCGGCATTCCGTTGCGCATTCCGGTGGTCGAACTGTGCGAGATCGGCGCGGGCGGCGGTTCGATTGCGCGCGTCGACACGCTCGGGCGCGTTCAGGTCGGCCCGGTGAGCGCGGGCTCGGACCCCGGCCCCGCGTGCTACGCGCTCGGCGGCCAACGCGCGACGCTCACCGACGCGCATCTGGGCGCGGGCCGTCTGGACCCCGCCAACTTCGCGGGCGGCACCCTCACGCTCGATGCCGAAGCCGCCCGCCGCGCGCTCGAGAACGATCTTGCGCGGCCGCTCGGCGTCAATGTGGACGCGGCGAGCTATGCCGTTGCGGAGATGGCGGACGAGGCAATGGCGAGTGCCGCGCGCGAGCACGCCATCGAACTCGGCAAGTCGGTGGCGGGCCGCACCATGATCGCGTTCGGCGGATCGGCGCCGCTGCACGCCGCGCGGCTGGCCGAAAAGCTCGGCATCGATCGCGTGGTGATTCCCGCGGCGGCCGGGGTTGGCTCGGCCTACGGCTTCCTGCTCGCGCCGGTCGCGTTCGAGGCGGTGCGCAGCCGCTTCGAGCCGCTCGCCCAACTCGACGCCGAAGCGGTCAACCGGTTGCTGTCGACGCTGGAAGACGAGGCGATGCAGATCGTCGAGCGCATCGCGGCGCGCGAGACGTGCGGCGTGCAGGCGACGGTCTCGATGCGTTATCGCGGGCAAGGCCACGAGTTGCAGGTCGCGCTGCCCGCCGCGCGGCTCGAGGGCGACGCGGTCGCGCTGCTGCGTGAACGCTTCGAAGCCGTTTATCGAGAGCGGTTCGGCCGTCTCGTGCCGCGTGCGGCGTTCGAAGTGCTCGGCTGGAGCGTCCGGGTGAGCGCGCCGCAGCGCGTCGCCATGTCCAACACCGCGCAGGCGGACCGCGCCAGCGACGCTCAGGCCGACTTCTTCACGCCCGAGCCTTCCGGCGAGCGCGACGTGCTCGACCAGTCGCGGCGCGAGCGCGTGCCCGCGCGGTTTTATCGCCGCGAGTCGTTGACGCGCGGCGCATTCGTCAGCGGTCCCGCCGTGATCGTGGATCGCGAAACCACCGTGGTGGTCCCCGCCGATTTCGACGCGCGCGTCGATTCCGCCGGCCACCTGCTGCTCGACCGCCGCGCCGCCGCCGGAGCCCACTCATCATGA
- a CDS encoding hydantoinase B/oxoprolinase family protein produces MKPADTAMTHDTPRPLDSIRLQVIWNRLIAVVEEQARLLMRTAFSPTVREAGDLSAGVFDARARLVAQAVTGTPGHVNSMAAAVGHFLDVYPLATMRPGDHFITNDPWLASGHLHDVTVVSPVFRGERVIAFFACTCHQVDIGGIGQGPDGRSVFEEGLCIPRLPLARAGVINADLIEIIRANVRTPDEVEGDILSYVGANEASGARLVAMLDEFGEDDMARVSDAIIERSRAAMQQAIARLPEGRYPYAMRIDGFDTPVDLMATLEVSGGRVKVDFDGTSPASHRGINVVLNYTRAYAAFGVRAAVAPEVPNNAGSLEPLDISAPEGCILNVQRPWPVCARHIIGQFLPDVVFGALSGVLPERVPAEGASCVWGAQLRGGPAAWMAAGETLPEAGAASQPRAFETLFFNSGGSGARSGDDGMSGTAFPSGVRAIACEIVESLYPVVIWKKELRPDSGGPGRWRGGLGQRLEIASLDGAPFQFFGMYDRIVHAARGREGGGAGAPGAVSLDDGTRLRAMGLQTVPRGRRLCLDLPGGAGMGPANERDSDQLALDVRLGYVSRAAAAQAYGLAEGAAP; encoded by the coding sequence ATGAAACCTGCCGATACCGCCATGACACACGACACGCCGCGCCCCCTGGACTCGATCCGCCTGCAGGTCATCTGGAACCGCCTGATCGCGGTGGTGGAAGAGCAGGCGCGGCTTTTGATGCGCACGGCGTTCAGCCCCACCGTGCGCGAAGCCGGCGATCTCTCGGCGGGCGTGTTCGACGCGCGGGCGCGGCTGGTCGCGCAAGCGGTCACGGGCACGCCCGGCCACGTCAACTCGATGGCGGCCGCTGTCGGGCATTTTCTCGACGTCTACCCTCTGGCGACGATGCGTCCCGGCGATCACTTCATCACCAACGACCCGTGGCTCGCCTCGGGACATCTGCATGACGTGACCGTGGTCTCGCCGGTCTTTCGCGGCGAGCGCGTGATCGCGTTCTTCGCCTGCACGTGCCACCAGGTGGATATCGGCGGCATCGGCCAGGGTCCCGACGGCCGCTCCGTGTTCGAGGAAGGCCTGTGCATCCCGCGTTTGCCGCTTGCGCGCGCGGGCGTCATCAACGCCGATCTGATCGAGATCATTCGCGCCAACGTTCGCACGCCCGACGAGGTGGAGGGCGACATCCTCTCGTACGTGGGCGCGAACGAAGCGAGCGGCGCGCGCCTCGTCGCGATGCTCGACGAGTTCGGCGAGGACGACATGGCGCGCGTGTCGGACGCCATCATCGAGCGCTCGCGCGCGGCGATGCAGCAGGCGATCGCGCGGTTGCCCGAGGGACGTTATCCCTACGCGATGCGGATCGACGGCTTCGATACGCCCGTCGATCTGATGGCGACGCTCGAAGTGTCCGGCGGCCGCGTGAAGGTCGACTTCGACGGCACTTCGCCCGCGAGCCATCGCGGCATCAACGTGGTGCTCAACTACACGCGTGCCTATGCCGCCTTCGGCGTGCGCGCGGCCGTCGCGCCGGAAGTGCCGAACAATGCCGGCTCGCTGGAACCGCTCGACATCAGCGCGCCGGAAGGTTGCATCCTCAACGTTCAGCGCCCGTGGCCCGTGTGCGCGCGGCATATCATCGGGCAATTCCTGCCCGACGTCGTGTTCGGCGCGTTGTCCGGCGTGTTGCCCGAGCGTGTGCCGGCGGAGGGCGCGTCGTGTGTCTGGGGCGCGCAGTTGCGCGGCGGTCCCGCGGCGTGGATGGCGGCGGGCGAGACCTTGCCGGAAGCGGGCGCGGCGAGCCAACCGCGCGCCTTCGAGACGCTGTTCTTCAACAGCGGCGGCTCCGGCGCGCGCAGCGGCGACGACGGCATGTCCGGCACCGCGTTTCCGAGCGGCGTGCGGGCGATCGCGTGCGAGATCGTCGAGTCGCTCTATCCCGTCGTGATCTGGAAGAAGGAGTTGCGGCCCGATAGCGGCGGCCCCGGACGCTGGCGCGGCGGCCTCGGGCAGCGGCTCGAAATCGCCTCTCTCGACGGCGCGCCGTTCCAGTTCTTCGGCATGTACGACCGCATCGTGCACGCCGCCCGCGGACGCGAAGGCGGCGGCGCGGGCGCGCCCGGCGCCGTCTCGCTCGACGACGGCACGCGGCTGCGCGCGATGGGACTGCAAACGGTGCCGCGCGGCCGCCGCCTGTGCCTCGATCTGCCCGGCGGCGCCGGCATGGGTCCCGCGAACGAACGCGATTCCGACCAGCTGGCGCTCGACGTCAGGCTGGGCTACGTGAGCCGCGCGGCGGCCGCACAGGCCTACGGTCTCGCGGAGGGCGCGGCGCCGTAG
- a CDS encoding helix-turn-helix transcriptional regulator has product MPDPQPVSHADPAAIEAHGLFRTALAHHGAPLTEAYRRLREDPRCVSAPALGLYGRTVDVPGKTGEGDEGAWKMISLRDEIFVAISDCQYARARTELVPPEGFVEFHYLVTGPAHVGVDDTDHVQVDAPNGIICYQGAGLHYQITCPQGPRRALGLYVSSRYFQRLLDALGVEGEPIRARLAAVKADELYHLQMRLTLEAVQSIEQLLASAHRGVRELLFVEAKCLAILYASVGVWTDSLRASAPDEILSARDLMLMERARRMIDDDLKKTMTIPDLARAVGTNASKLKRAFKFLHGVTVFEYSLRRRMQEALRLLVDERQAVGQVAAAVGYQHQTSFTTSFRDFYGFAPKDARQLRGGERAPASDPVRGEALHADPRD; this is encoded by the coding sequence TTGCCTGACCCGCAGCCCGTTTCTCATGCCGATCCTGCCGCGATCGAGGCGCACGGCCTGTTTCGCACGGCGCTCGCGCACCACGGCGCGCCCCTCACGGAGGCCTACCGGCGCTTGCGCGAAGACCCGCGTTGCGTGAGCGCGCCGGCGCTGGGCTTGTACGGCCGCACGGTCGACGTGCCTGGCAAAACCGGCGAAGGCGACGAAGGCGCGTGGAAGATGATCTCCTTGCGCGACGAGATCTTCGTGGCGATCTCGGATTGCCAGTACGCGAGAGCGCGCACCGAACTCGTGCCGCCGGAAGGCTTCGTCGAGTTTCACTATCTCGTCACGGGCCCGGCGCACGTGGGCGTCGACGATACCGACCATGTTCAGGTCGACGCCCCGAACGGCATCATCTGCTATCAGGGCGCGGGACTGCATTACCAGATCACCTGCCCGCAGGGACCGCGCCGCGCGCTCGGCCTGTATGTGTCGTCGCGCTACTTTCAGCGCTTGCTGGACGCGCTGGGCGTCGAGGGCGAGCCGATCCGCGCGCGCCTCGCGGCGGTGAAGGCCGACGAGCTTTATCACCTGCAAATGCGTTTGACGCTGGAGGCCGTGCAGTCCATCGAGCAACTGCTCGCGAGCGCGCATCGCGGCGTGCGCGAACTGCTGTTCGTCGAGGCCAAATGTCTCGCGATCCTGTATGCGAGCGTGGGCGTCTGGACCGACAGCCTGCGTGCCAGCGCGCCCGATGAAATTCTTTCCGCGCGCGATCTGATGCTGATGGAGCGGGCGCGCCGCATGATCGACGACGACCTCAAGAAGACCATGACGATCCCGGATCTCGCACGCGCGGTGGGCACCAACGCCTCCAAGCTCAAGCGCGCGTTCAAGTTCCTGCATGGCGTGACGGTGTTCGAATACAGCTTGCGGCGGCGCATGCAGGAAGCGCTGCGCTTGCTCGTGGACGAGCGGCAAGCCGTGGGCCAGGTCGCGGCGGCGGTGGGGTATCAGCATCAAACCAGCTTCACGACGTCGTTTCGCGACTTCTACGGCTTCGCGCCGAAGGACGCGCGGCAACTGCGCGGCGGGGAACGCGCGCCGGCCTCCGATCCCGTACGCGGCGAGGCCCTGCACGCGGACCCGCGCGATTAA
- the andR gene encoding anthranilate 1,2-dioxygenase regulatory protein AndR, giving the protein MPRSEFRPHALRQHRLFESTDLDETRERISRVMQPHSLVPFGEGSGRSHMDFVKLGRLGIGTIGFGSGMRVDVEAVDGYYLLMFCVSGAAEIDARGQVIKVDDRQGVIRAPGESFSALLSADCEQLILRIDPASIAHNASFQALVSGARIQFGNGSLRALQDQLKLIASSPELLTSACSDTRVGANVESLLLNLLTVASVEPALPHARHATITPSFVRRAEDLMMASLAAPLSLTDLADTVGVPVRTLCGGFLRFRQTSPMQYLRQMRLERARDVIRSTPAGRLISAIALDCGFTHFGRFSQAYKERFGELPSQTPRAR; this is encoded by the coding sequence ATGCCCCGCTCCGAGTTTCGTCCGCACGCGCTGCGCCAACATCGTCTGTTCGAGTCGACCGATCTCGACGAGACACGCGAGCGTATTTCGCGCGTCATGCAGCCTCATTCGCTCGTGCCGTTCGGCGAAGGCAGCGGGCGTTCGCATATGGATTTCGTGAAGCTCGGGCGGCTCGGCATCGGCACGATCGGATTCGGCAGCGGCATGCGCGTGGACGTGGAAGCCGTGGACGGCTATTACCTGCTGATGTTCTGCGTGTCCGGCGCGGCGGAAATCGACGCGCGCGGGCAAGTCATCAAGGTCGACGATCGTCAGGGCGTCATACGCGCGCCGGGCGAATCGTTCAGCGCGTTGCTATCGGCCGATTGCGAGCAACTCATCCTGCGCATCGATCCGGCGTCGATCGCGCACAACGCCAGCTTTCAGGCGCTCGTTTCCGGCGCGCGCATCCAGTTCGGCAACGGGTCGCTGCGCGCGTTGCAGGATCAGTTGAAGCTGATCGCGAGTTCACCCGAACTGCTGACGAGCGCTTGCAGCGACACGCGCGTGGGCGCCAACGTGGAATCGCTGCTGCTCAATCTGCTCACGGTGGCGTCCGTCGAACCCGCGTTGCCGCACGCGCGCCACGCCACGATCACGCCCTCGTTCGTGCGCCGCGCCGAAGACCTGATGATGGCCAGCCTCGCGGCCCCGCTCAGCCTCACCGATCTCGCGGATACCGTGGGCGTGCCGGTGCGCACGCTCTGCGGCGGCTTCCTGCGCTTTCGCCAGACGAGCCCGATGCAGTACCTGCGCCAGATGCGGCTCGAACGGGCGCGCGACGTGATTCGCTCGACGCCGGCCGGGCGCCTGATCTCCGCCATCGCGCTGGACTGCGGCTTCACGCATTTCGGACGTTTTTCGCAGGCCTACAAGGAGCGCTTCGGCGAATTGCCCTCGCAGACGCCGCGCGCGCGTTAA
- the andAc gene encoding anthranilate 1,2-dioxygenase large subunit AndAc yields MEMAETPVRLFNERDTDHVVFPHDDGSRVPYKVFSSQAVYEREQERIYRGPTWNFVALEAEIPQAGDFKSTFVGDTPVVVTRLEDGGVSAWVNRCAHRGASVCRKARGNATSHTCVYHQWSFDNSGNLLGVPFRRGQKGMSGMPADFDPKNHSLRKLRVETYRGLVFATFSDEVGPLPEYLGAQMRPWIDRIFHKPIEYLGCTRQYSKSNWKLYFENVKDPYHASMLHLFHTTFNIFRVGMKARSIPDATHGLHSIITVTKTGEDTSAAYKQQNIRSMDDGFALEDDSVLGHISEYEEDTTNHIQPIFPQLVIQQIHNTLVARQLLPKGPNNFELVFHFFGYTDDTPELRALRIKQANLVGPAGYISMEDTEATELVQRGTIRDGDATSVIEMARGNPDQQDTVITESLIRRFWVGYQKLMGY; encoded by the coding sequence ATGGAAATGGCCGAAACGCCGGTCCGTCTCTTCAACGAGCGCGATACCGATCACGTCGTGTTCCCGCATGACGACGGTTCGCGTGTCCCCTACAAAGTGTTCAGTTCGCAAGCCGTGTACGAGCGCGAGCAGGAGCGCATCTATCGCGGTCCCACCTGGAATTTCGTCGCGCTCGAAGCGGAAATTCCGCAGGCGGGCGACTTCAAGAGCACGTTCGTCGGCGACACGCCCGTGGTGGTCACGCGGCTCGAGGACGGTGGCGTTTCCGCGTGGGTCAATCGCTGCGCGCACCGTGGCGCATCGGTGTGCCGCAAGGCGCGCGGCAACGCGACCTCGCATACCTGCGTGTATCACCAGTGGAGCTTCGACAATAGCGGCAACCTGCTCGGCGTGCCGTTCCGGCGCGGACAAAAAGGCATGAGCGGCATGCCTGCCGACTTCGACCCGAAGAACCATAGCCTGCGCAAGCTGCGCGTGGAAACGTACCGCGGTCTCGTGTTCGCGACCTTCAGCGACGAAGTGGGGCCGCTGCCCGAGTATCTCGGCGCGCAAATGCGCCCGTGGATCGACCGCATCTTCCACAAGCCCATCGAGTATCTGGGCTGCACGCGCCAGTATTCGAAGTCGAACTGGAAGCTCTACTTCGAGAACGTGAAGGACCCGTATCACGCGAGCATGCTGCATCTGTTCCACACGACCTTCAACATCTTCCGCGTGGGCATGAAGGCGCGTTCGATTCCCGACGCCACGCACGGCCTGCACAGCATCATCACCGTGACGAAAACGGGCGAGGACACTTCGGCGGCCTACAAGCAGCAAAACATCCGCTCGATGGACGACGGCTTCGCGCTGGAAGACGATTCCGTGCTCGGCCATATTTCCGAGTACGAGGAAGACACGACCAACCACATTCAGCCGATCTTTCCGCAACTCGTGATCCAGCAGATTCACAACACGCTGGTCGCGCGGCAACTGCTGCCGAAAGGCCCGAACAACTTCGAATTGGTGTTCCACTTCTTCGGCTACACCGACGACACGCCCGAACTGCGCGCGCTGCGCATCAAGCAGGCGAATCTCGTCGGTCCCGCCGGCTATATCTCGATGGAAGACACCGAGGCGACCGAACTCGTGCAGCGCGGGACGATCCGCGACGGCGACGCGACTTCGGTGATCGAAATGGCGCGCGGCAATCCGGACCAGCAGGACACCGTCATTACCGAAAGCCTGATTCGCCGCTTCTGGGTGGGGTATCAGAAGCTGATGGGTTATTGA
- the andAd gene encoding anthranilate 1,2-dioxygenase small subunit AndAd: MEAMKLWFELHMLQNQYLYNLDNDRLEAWPTLFTEDCTYEIVPKENADMGLPVGIIHCTNQRMLRDRVVSLRNANIYEEHTYRHMTSGLVIVGEADGVIETESSYVVVQTRSNGESDVYQAGKYYDRVVRTPEGLRYLSKRVVYDTSRVQTLLATPI, from the coding sequence ATGGAAGCGATGAAGCTGTGGTTCGAATTGCACATGCTGCAGAACCAGTATCTCTACAACCTCGACAACGATCGTCTCGAAGCGTGGCCGACGCTGTTCACCGAAGACTGCACGTACGAAATCGTGCCGAAGGAAAACGCGGACATGGGGCTGCCCGTGGGCATCATCCATTGCACGAATCAGCGCATGCTGCGCGATCGCGTGGTGTCGCTGCGCAACGCCAACATCTACGAGGAGCACACCTACCGGCACATGACCTCGGGGCTGGTGATCGTTGGCGAAGCCGACGGCGTGATCGAGACGGAAAGCAGCTACGTGGTCGTGCAAACGCGCTCGAACGGCGAGTCGGACGTCTACCAGGCCGGCAAGTATTACGACCGCGTGGTGCGCACGCCCGAGGGCCTGCGCTACTTGAGCAAGCGTGTGGTGTACGACACGTCGCGCGTGCAGACGCTGCTCGCAACGCCTATTTGA
- the andAb gene encoding anthranilate 1,2-dioxygenase ferredoxin subunit AndAb, which yields MEQATQALAQWQPIGALDDFTEGEPAAIVAGGRQIAVFRLGDDVFALNDLCSHGHARLSEGYVEDGCVECPLHQGLIDIRTGAPKCAPITEPVRAFPIRIVDSRVEIHVD from the coding sequence ATGGAACAGGCAACTCAGGCGCTCGCGCAGTGGCAACCCATTGGCGCGCTCGACGACTTCACGGAAGGCGAGCCGGCGGCGATCGTCGCGGGCGGCAGACAGATCGCCGTCTTCCGGCTCGGCGACGACGTGTTCGCGCTCAACGACCTCTGTTCGCACGGGCACGCCCGGCTCTCGGAAGGCTATGTCGAGGACGGCTGCGTGGAGTGTCCGCTGCATCAAGGCTTGATCGACATTCGCACGGGCGCGCCGAAATGCGCGCCGATCACCGAGCCGGTGCGCGCGTTTCCCATTCGTATCGTCGATTCGCGGGTCGAAATTCATGTCGACTGA
- the andAa gene encoding anthranilate 1,2-dioxygenase system ferredoxin--NAD(+) reductase, producing MSTDTAPLRHVIVGAGHAARRAAETLRARDAAAQIVMIGAEPHAPYDRPVLSKDALLAHDGEKKAFVREASWYGTQNIALRLGTTVTAIDRERHAVRLDNGEALPYDRLLIATGSRVRAFNGPVDARVPLHYVRTLDDALALRAALAPGKTVAILGGGFIGLEVAAAVTQAGGTATVIEPSPALLQRSLPAEAARFVASLHTQRGVTLKLGAMPARIDHEGGRAVVVTDCGKVSADLVVVGIGVLPNLELARDAGLEVDHGIVVDAQCRTADPRIFAAGEVTAHFNPLLGRRVRVESWQVAENQPAVAAANMGGGAGSADAAEYAELPWLWSDQFDCNIQTLGLADPAYEWIVRGDLESGAFCMLAIDALQRLRAVVAINSGREIGACKRLILAGKTLDPAQLRDAAVALRSLL from the coding sequence ATGTCGACTGATACGGCACCGCTGCGGCACGTGATTGTCGGTGCGGGGCACGCCGCGCGCCGTGCGGCGGAGACCTTGCGAGCCCGCGACGCGGCGGCGCAAATCGTGATGATCGGCGCGGAACCGCACGCGCCCTACGATCGCCCGGTGCTCTCGAAAGACGCGCTGCTGGCGCACGATGGCGAGAAAAAGGCCTTCGTGCGCGAGGCAAGCTGGTACGGCACGCAGAACATCGCGCTGCGTCTGGGAACGACGGTCACGGCCATCGACCGTGAACGCCACGCCGTGCGGCTCGACAACGGCGAGGCGCTGCCGTACGACCGCCTGCTGATCGCCACGGGTTCGCGCGTGCGCGCGTTCAACGGTCCCGTGGACGCGCGCGTGCCGCTCCATTACGTTCGCACGCTCGACGACGCGCTCGCGTTGCGCGCGGCGCTCGCGCCGGGCAAAACGGTGGCCATCCTCGGCGGCGGCTTCATCGGTCTGGAGGTGGCGGCGGCGGTCACGCAGGCGGGCGGCACGGCCACGGTGATCGAGCCGTCGCCGGCCTTGTTGCAGCGCTCGCTGCCCGCCGAAGCGGCGCGCTTCGTCGCATCGTTGCATACGCAACGCGGTGTCACGCTCAAGCTCGGCGCGATGCCCGCGCGTATCGATCACGAGGGCGGCCGCGCCGTGGTCGTGACCGATTGCGGGAAGGTGAGCGCGGATCTCGTCGTGGTCGGCATTGGCGTGCTGCCCAATCTCGAACTCGCGCGCGATGCCGGGCTGGAGGTGGACCACGGCATCGTCGTGGACGCGCAATGCCGCACCGCGGACCCGCGCATTTTCGCGGCGGGCGAGGTCACGGCGCACTTCAACCCGCTGCTCGGGCGGCGCGTGCGGGTCGAGTCGTGGCAGGTCGCGGAAAATCAGCCGGCGGTGGCGGCGGCGAACATGGGCGGCGGCGCCGGTTCGGCGGATGCGGCGGAGTACGCGGAATTGCCGTGGCTCTGGTCGGATCAATTCGACTGCAATATCCAGACGCTCGGCCTGGCCGATCCCGCGTACGAGTGGATCGTGCGCGGCGACCTCGAGAGTGGCGCGTTCTGCATGCTGGCGATCGACGCGCTACAGCGCTTGCGCGCGGTGGTGGCGATCAACAGCGGCCGCGAGATCGGCGCCTGCAAGCGGCTGATTCTCGCGGGCAAAACGCTCGACCCGGCGCAACTGCGCGACGCCGCAGTTGCGTTGCGGTCGCTGCTTTGA
- a CDS encoding aspartate/glutamate racemase family protein, translating into MTVPAQPIATPHRDPLALRGRRRTLHGVSIGILMLDTGFQRLPGDIGHGDTWPFAVQFGLMSGVSGPQVMAATSGDEAAAAPLLDRFVEGAQQLAALGVDGITTSCGFLVAFQQALADRCPVPVATSALLQIPSVMAFLPSRQRVGILTARASSLTARHLLAARAPTDLPVAGLDEDGVFFRNNLTNAPQVSFDEQAHDLLVCAERLLSAHPETGAIVSECSNFAPYSALISERFGVPVFDIVTMIEWFRAGLQPRRF; encoded by the coding sequence ATGACCGTTCCCGCGCAACCCATCGCCACGCCGCACCGCGACCCGCTCGCGTTGCGCGGGCGTCGTCGCACCCTGCACGGCGTCAGCATCGGCATTTTGATGCTCGACACCGGCTTCCAGCGCCTGCCCGGCGACATCGGCCATGGCGACACCTGGCCGTTCGCCGTGCAATTCGGTTTGATGAGCGGCGTGAGCGGTCCGCAGGTGATGGCCGCGACGAGCGGCGACGAAGCCGCCGCGGCGCCGCTGCTCGATCGTTTTGTCGAAGGCGCGCAGCAACTGGCCGCGCTCGGCGTGGACGGTATCACCACGAGCTGCGGTTTTCTCGTGGCGTTCCAGCAGGCGCTGGCCGACCGCTGCCCCGTGCCCGTGGCGACTTCGGCGCTGTTGCAGATTCCCTCGGTCATGGCGTTTCTGCCGTCTCGCCAGCGCGTGGGCATTCTCACCGCGCGAGCGAGTTCGTTGACCGCGCGTCATCTTCTCGCCGCGCGCGCGCCGACGGATCTGCCTGTCGCGGGACTCGACGAGGACGGCGTTTTCTTCCGCAACAACCTCACCAACGCGCCGCAAGTGAGTTTCGACGAACAGGCGCACGACCTGCTGGTTTGCGCGGAGCGCCTGCTGAGCGCGCACCCCGAAACCGGCGCGATCGTGAGCGAGTGCAGTAATTTCGCGCCGTATTCTGCGCTGATCAGCGAGCGCTTCGGTGTACCCGTGTTCGATATCGTGACGATGATCGAATGGTTCCGCGCGGGGCTCCAGCCGCGGCGTTTTTAA